One genomic window of Candidatus Polarisedimenticolaceae bacterium includes the following:
- a CDS encoding nitronate monooxygenase, with protein MSALETPLTRDAKIEVPLICGAMYPCSNPELVAAVSEAGAIGIVQPMSMVYVHGLPLVEGLKRIRSMTAKPVGFNAILERASKTYDDRMRRWIDEALEAGVRFFVTALGNPASVVARVHAAGGVVYHDVTERKWAEKALEGGVDGLICVNRLAGGHAGQRAPEALYEELAPLGVPLVAAGGVGDEAGFARMLRIGYAGVQLGTRFIATSECTAHSDYKQAIVAARAEDIVLTERLSGVPCAIINTPFVAKTGTKAGPIARWMLRGRRTKKWMRTIYALRSLRELKQASMKGQAYRDYWQAGRSVEGIRAIEPADAIVRRFAAALRN; from the coding sequence ATGAGCGCCCTCGAGACGCCCCTCACCCGCGACGCGAAGATCGAGGTCCCGCTGATCTGCGGCGCGATGTACCCCTGCTCGAACCCCGAGCTCGTCGCGGCGGTCTCCGAGGCGGGGGCCATCGGGATCGTGCAGCCGATGTCGATGGTGTACGTGCACGGCCTGCCGCTCGTCGAGGGGCTGAAACGCATCCGGTCCATGACCGCGAAGCCCGTGGGATTCAACGCCATCCTCGAGCGGGCCTCGAAGACCTACGACGACCGGATGCGGCGCTGGATCGACGAGGCGCTCGAGGCCGGCGTGCGGTTCTTCGTCACCGCGCTCGGCAACCCCGCGTCGGTCGTCGCGCGCGTGCATGCCGCGGGAGGTGTCGTCTACCACGACGTCACCGAGCGCAAGTGGGCGGAGAAGGCGCTCGAGGGTGGGGTCGACGGGCTCATCTGCGTGAACCGCCTCGCGGGTGGGCACGCGGGGCAACGCGCCCCGGAGGCGCTCTACGAGGAGCTGGCGCCGCTCGGCGTCCCGCTCGTGGCGGCGGGGGGCGTCGGCGACGAAGCCGGGTTCGCGCGCATGCTGCGGATCGGCTACGCGGGGGTGCAGCTGGGAACGCGGTTCATCGCGACGTCCGAGTGCACCGCGCATTCCGACTACAAGCAGGCGATCGTCGCGGCGCGCGCGGAGGACATCGTCCTCACCGAGCGGCTCAGCGGGGTCCCCTGCGCGATCATCAACACGCCGTTCGTGGCGAAGACGGGAACGAAGGCCGGGCCGATCGCGCGCTGGATGCTGCGGGGGCGGCGAACCAAGAAATGGATGCGGACGATCTACGCCCTGCGTTCGCTGCGCGAGCTCAAGCAGGCGTCGATGAAGGGGCAGGCCTACCGCGACTACTGGCAGGCGGGACGGAGCGTCGAGGGGATCCGTGCGATCGAACCGGCGGACGCCATCGTCCGCCGGTTCGCCGCCGCGCTTCGGAACTAG
- a CDS encoding MATE family efflux transporter, with translation MAAPLVVSFWMRALFSFVDALYARWLGLGDAPVAAIGLSFPFEFLMIAVWVGLSTGLTSNLSRAMGARENEKVEQHLRVTTRLVWGCVPAFAAIGGSLWFLAPVLAPDPAVARQFAIYGTVLIGGSAFSMFWSVIPDSIVKAHGDTKATMWAGILSNVVNVVLNTLFTFAFGWGIFGIAFSTVLGRFAGLWYALRKAAAHEARRRASAEPWVPGLDASPYRATLGLAVPSALAYTLMAVEGQIVNSLLAGLEHGTEAIAAWAVYYRVFQFVAMPAIATAVAMLPYAARRYGAGDLAGMRRGLRESHVAGVAYAAATLPPLWFFAEPIAHAFLQAPLAVELARGALRLIPLGVVVSLPFFLVRPAFEGMGRGRPGLVVAALRYVALTAPSAWLGMHAARAAGVPELLGLVAGLLAATTIASGLFLLWIRSSLREADDSPVGGNPAGVVS, from the coding sequence ATGGCGGCGCCCCTGGTCGTCTCCTTCTGGATGCGGGCGCTGTTCTCCTTCGTCGACGCGCTGTACGCGCGCTGGCTGGGGCTGGGCGACGCACCCGTCGCGGCGATCGGCCTGTCGTTCCCGTTCGAGTTCCTGATGATCGCGGTGTGGGTCGGGTTGAGCACGGGGCTCACCTCGAACCTCTCGCGCGCGATGGGAGCGCGCGAGAACGAGAAGGTCGAGCAGCATCTCCGGGTGACCACGCGCCTGGTCTGGGGGTGCGTCCCCGCGTTCGCCGCGATCGGCGGGTCCCTGTGGTTCCTGGCTCCGGTGCTCGCCCCCGACCCCGCGGTCGCCCGGCAGTTCGCGATCTACGGCACCGTGCTGATCGGCGGCTCGGCGTTCTCGATGTTCTGGTCGGTGATCCCCGACTCGATCGTGAAGGCGCACGGCGACACCAAGGCGACGATGTGGGCGGGGATCCTCTCGAACGTCGTGAACGTCGTCCTCAACACGCTGTTCACGTTCGCCTTCGGGTGGGGGATCTTCGGGATCGCGTTCTCGACGGTGCTCGGGAGGTTCGCGGGGTTGTGGTACGCGCTCCGCAAGGCGGCGGCGCACGAGGCGCGGCGCCGTGCTTCCGCCGAGCCGTGGGTCCCGGGGCTCGACGCGAGCCCGTACCGGGCGACCCTTGGCCTCGCGGTTCCCTCCGCGCTCGCCTACACGCTGATGGCCGTCGAGGGGCAGATCGTGAACTCGCTCCTGGCCGGTCTCGAGCACGGCACGGAGGCGATCGCGGCGTGGGCCGTGTATTACCGGGTCTTCCAGTTCGTCGCGATGCCCGCGATCGCCACGGCGGTGGCGATGCTCCCCTACGCCGCGCGGCGGTACGGGGCCGGGGACCTCGCCGGGATGCGCCGCGGCCTGCGGGAGTCCCACGTCGCGGGAGTGGCCTACGCGGCGGCGACCCTCCCGCCGCTCTGGTTCTTCGCCGAGCCGATCGCGCACGCGTTCCTGCAGGCGCCGCTCGCGGTGGAGCTCGCCCGGGGGGCGCTGCGGCTGATCCCCCTCGGCGTCGTCGTCTCGCTCCCGTTCTTCCTCGTGCGCCCCGCCTTCGAGGGGATGGGGCGGGGCCGGCCGGGACTCGTCGTCGCCGCGCTGAGGTACGTCGCGCTGACCGCCCCCTCCGCCTGGCTCGGGATGCACGCGGCGCGCGCCGCGGGGGTTCCCGAGCTGCTGGGGCTCGTGGCGGGGCTTCTGGCCGCGACCACGATCGCCTCGGGGCTCTTCCTCCTCTGGATCCGCTCCTCGCTGCGGGAGGCCGACGACTCGCCGGTTGGCGGAAACCCGGCGGGCGTGGTTTCGTAG
- a CDS encoding DoxX family protein: protein MRSWIFDTRPDLVLTLVRLVLAGVFLPHGLQKTVGWFGGYGYTGTMQYFTGKMGIPAPLAFAAIAAETLGPIALVLGLGGRVAAAAIVVVMAVAVATTHLPHGFFMNWFGNQNGEGFEFHLLAVALALVVVLRGSGAYSVDAWIAGR from the coding sequence GTGCGATCCTGGATCTTCGACACCCGTCCCGATCTCGTGCTCACCTTGGTTCGGCTCGTGCTGGCGGGGGTCTTCCTGCCGCACGGCCTCCAGAAAACCGTCGGCTGGTTCGGTGGTTACGGCTACACCGGAACGATGCAGTACTTCACCGGGAAGATGGGGATCCCCGCGCCGCTCGCCTTCGCGGCGATCGCGGCCGAGACCTTGGGGCCGATCGCTCTGGTCCTCGGGCTCGGGGGACGGGTGGCCGCCGCGGCGATCGTCGTCGTCATGGCGGTCGCGGTCGCGACGACGCACCTGCCGCACGGGTTCTTCATGAACTGGTTCGGAAACCAGAACGGCGAGGGGTTCGAGTTCCACCTCCTCGCCGTCGCGCTCGCCCTCGTCGTCGTGCTCCGCGGGAGCGGCGCGTATTCCGTCGACGCCTGGATCGCGGGGCGCTGA
- a CDS encoding MarR family transcriptional regulator — protein sequence MGTHYSGTKVEIRALDAYIKLMRAADSVQSGLERALEAENLTEGQFGVLEILLHLGPSAPGMLARKLFRSDGNVTVLLDNLERRGWIERRRDAADRRRQSIHLTAAGRAEIRRRFPPHVARVVAAFSHLTAAEQEELSRLCRKLGRGIRDA from the coding sequence GTGGGGACGCACTACTCGGGAACGAAGGTGGAGATCCGGGCGCTCGACGCCTACATCAAGCTGATGCGGGCGGCCGACTCGGTCCAGTCGGGGCTCGAGCGGGCGCTCGAGGCCGAGAATCTGACCGAGGGGCAGTTCGGCGTCCTGGAGATCCTCCTGCATCTCGGCCCTTCGGCCCCCGGGATGCTCGCGCGGAAGTTGTTCCGGAGCGACGGGAACGTGACGGTGCTCCTCGACAACCTGGAGCGCCGCGGATGGATCGAGCGCCGCCGCGACGCCGCCGACCGGCGGCGCCAGTCGATCCACCTGACCGCGGCGGGGAGGGCGGAGATCCGCAGGCGGTTCCCGCCGCACGTCGCGCGGGTGGTCGCCGCGTTTTCGCACCTCACCGCCGCCGAGCAGGAGGAGCTCTCCCGCCTTTGCCGGAAGCTCGGTCGGGGGATCCGCGACGCGTGA
- a CDS encoding M13 family metallopeptidase: protein MLLTFILAAGAVATPAPDPRFAEAAKTVLSVMDPAADPCQDFYRYACGGWLDTTKLPADQNRWSRSFSEITERNRERSRGILEDLLKSPGDADGRRLADFYGACMDEAGVEKAGLDPVRPFLKEIDALQDKGGLMPLVARLHRASMPGFFGLGVAGDFKNPDVNIGFVGQGGLGFPDRDYYLKDDENSKNLRADYEAHVARMFVLAGSEPAAAARTAASILAFETEIAKVQKPRVELRDPNKTYNKLDRKGLKEITPELDWDAYFKATGYPEVQDLNVQSPDYVKGLRDVLAKADLAVIRDYLRWGVLRSSAALLPKAFVDESFAFYGKRLGGQQENQARWKRCVAATDGAFGDLLGKKFVERYFAGDSKKIAREMIDRIEAAFSASLPGLAWMDDATRGRALEKKAALGKKIGYTEKWEEYPGVKTRKDDLFGNSLAVREYVFDREAKKIGKPVDRTRFAMTPPTVNAYYTPLLNEIVFPAGILQPPFFSKDFPMAMNFGGIGMVMGHELSHGFDDSGRKFDPKGRLAEWWAPEVATKFEERASCVADLYSSYEPQPGLHMNGRLGLGENIADLGGIKQAYNAYKAWEKDNPGQAPAVPGLTNDQLLFVAFAQGWCTIATPEQERNQITVGPHSLPKYRVIGPVSNSRDFSAAFQCAEGTPMNPVRKCEVW, encoded by the coding sequence ATGTTGCTGACCTTCATCCTTGCGGCCGGTGCGGTCGCGACCCCGGCCCCCGATCCGCGATTCGCGGAGGCGGCCAAGACCGTCCTCTCGGTGATGGACCCCGCGGCGGATCCCTGCCAGGACTTCTACCGATACGCCTGCGGCGGCTGGCTCGACACGACGAAGCTCCCCGCGGACCAGAACCGCTGGAGCCGTTCCTTCAGCGAGATCACCGAGCGCAACCGCGAGCGGTCGCGCGGGATCCTCGAGGATCTGCTGAAGTCGCCCGGGGACGCCGACGGTCGGCGTCTCGCGGACTTCTACGGCGCGTGCATGGACGAGGCCGGCGTCGAGAAGGCGGGTCTCGATCCCGTGCGGCCGTTCCTCAAGGAGATCGACGCCCTCCAGGACAAGGGGGGGCTGATGCCGCTCGTCGCGCGGCTTCACCGCGCGTCGATGCCGGGGTTCTTCGGCCTGGGGGTCGCCGGCGACTTCAAGAACCCCGACGTGAACATCGGGTTCGTGGGGCAGGGCGGGCTCGGGTTTCCCGACCGCGACTACTACCTCAAGGACGACGAGAACTCGAAGAACCTGCGCGCCGACTACGAGGCGCACGTGGCGCGGATGTTCGTGCTCGCGGGAAGCGAGCCGGCGGCGGCGGCGAGGACCGCGGCGTCGATCCTCGCCTTCGAGACCGAGATCGCCAAGGTCCAGAAGCCGCGCGTGGAGCTGCGCGACCCGAACAAGACCTACAACAAGCTCGACCGCAAGGGGCTGAAGGAGATCACCCCCGAGCTCGACTGGGATGCCTACTTCAAGGCGACCGGCTACCCGGAGGTGCAGGACCTCAACGTCCAGTCCCCCGACTACGTCAAGGGGCTGCGGGACGTCCTGGCGAAGGCCGACCTCGCCGTGATCCGGGACTACCTGCGCTGGGGGGTGTTGCGCTCCAGCGCCGCGCTCCTCCCGAAGGCGTTCGTCGACGAGAGCTTCGCCTTCTACGGAAAACGGCTCGGCGGCCAGCAGGAGAACCAGGCGCGCTGGAAGCGCTGCGTCGCCGCGACCGACGGCGCCTTCGGCGACCTCCTCGGGAAGAAGTTCGTCGAGCGGTACTTCGCCGGCGACAGCAAGAAGATCGCGCGCGAGATGATCGACCGCATCGAGGCGGCCTTCTCGGCGAGCCTTCCCGGCCTCGCGTGGATGGACGACGCCACCCGCGGTCGCGCCCTCGAGAAGAAGGCCGCCCTCGGGAAGAAGATCGGCTACACCGAGAAGTGGGAGGAATACCCCGGAGTGAAGACCCGCAAGGACGATCTCTTCGGGAACTCGCTGGCCGTCCGGGAATACGTCTTCGACCGGGAGGCGAAGAAGATCGGCAAGCCCGTGGACCGCACGCGGTTCGCGATGACTCCGCCGACCGTGAACGCGTACTACACGCCGCTGCTCAACGAGATCGTCTTCCCGGCGGGGATCCTCCAGCCACCCTTCTTCTCGAAGGACTTCCCGATGGCCATGAACTTCGGCGGAATCGGGATGGTGATGGGCCACGAGCTCAGCCACGGCTTCGACGACTCCGGGCGGAAGTTCGACCCGAAGGGGCGCCTCGCCGAGTGGTGGGCCCCCGAGGTCGCGACCAAGTTCGAGGAGCGGGCGTCGTGCGTCGCCGACCTGTACTCGAGCTACGAGCCGCAGCCGGGGCTGCACATGAACGGCCGGCTCGGGCTCGGCGAGAACATCGCCGATCTCGGCGGGATCAAGCAGGCGTACAACGCCTACAAGGCCTGGGAGAAGGACAACCCCGGCCAGGCCCCCGCGGTCCCCGGTCTCACCAACGACCAGCTCCTGTTCGTCGCCTTCGCCCAGGGGTGGTGCACGATCGCGACCCCCGAGCAGGAGCGCAACCAGATCACCGTCGGTCCGCACTCCCTGCCGAAGTACCGAGTGATCGGTCCCGTGTCCAACTCGCGCGACTTCTCGGCCGCCTTCCAGTGCGCCGAGGGGACGCCGATGAACCCCGTCCGCAAGTGCGAGGTGTGGTAA
- a CDS encoding radical SAM protein: MPAPHLRGSTPEELVRAFGDVGLDLRSARRVLERLVAGDRDDLEGIEGLSRIRREALLARGRRDRLEVLDRRASSVDPFVKYLFRAGDGKVFESVRIPLEKPRWSVCVSSQAGCAIGCAFCETGRLGFERNLESWEIVEQVLAIRREGRERPVTSVVFQGQGEPFQNYENVLRAAAIFRNPNGLKIRGEAVTISTVGILPAIERFTEEGHVHRLILSITSAFDGKREALIPTGRRWPVRELAAAMRRHRRRHGGVIHLAWVLMDGVNTGDDEARELELLFRGDPVRVHVIEVNDPTGRFRAPGDAERRRFLAALGARGLPFVRRYSGGPDIHAACGMLAATARGGSPVA; encoded by the coding sequence ATGCCCGCCCCACACCTGCGAGGATCGACCCCCGAGGAGCTCGTCCGCGCGTTCGGCGACGTCGGGCTCGATCTCCGCTCGGCGCGGAGGGTGCTCGAGCGCCTCGTCGCGGGCGATCGCGACGACCTCGAGGGGATCGAGGGGCTCTCGCGCATCCGGCGCGAGGCGTTGCTCGCCCGCGGGCGGCGCGATCGCCTGGAGGTGCTCGATCGGCGGGCCAGCTCCGTCGATCCGTTCGTGAAGTACCTCTTCCGCGCCGGGGACGGGAAGGTCTTCGAATCGGTGCGGATCCCCCTCGAGAAGCCGCGCTGGAGCGTGTGCGTCTCCTCGCAGGCCGGGTGCGCCATCGGATGCGCGTTCTGCGAGACGGGGCGCCTCGGATTCGAGCGGAACCTGGAGAGCTGGGAGATCGTCGAGCAGGTCCTGGCGATCCGGCGCGAGGGGCGCGAGCGGCCGGTCACGAGCGTGGTCTTCCAGGGGCAGGGGGAGCCGTTCCAGAACTACGAGAACGTGCTGCGCGCCGCCGCGATCTTCCGGAATCCGAACGGGCTGAAGATCCGGGGGGAGGCCGTGACGATCTCGACGGTGGGGATCCTCCCCGCGATCGAGCGCTTCACCGAGGAAGGCCACGTCCACCGGCTGATCCTCTCGATCACCTCGGCGTTCGACGGGAAACGCGAGGCGCTGATCCCGACGGGGCGGCGGTGGCCGGTGCGCGAGCTCGCGGCCGCGATGCGCCGCCACCGCCGGCGGCACGGCGGCGTCATCCACCTCGCGTGGGTGCTGATGGACGGGGTGAACACCGGCGACGACGAGGCGCGGGAGCTGGAGCTGCTTTTCCGCGGCGACCCCGTGCGCGTGCACGTCATCGAGGTGAACGATCCGACGGGGCGTTTCCGCGCTCCCGGCGACGCGGAGCGCAGGCGGTTCCTCGCCGCGCTCGGGGCGCGCGGGCTCCCCTTCGTGCGCCGCTACTCCGGCGGACCCGACATCCACGCCGCCTGCGGGATGCTCGCGGCGACGGCGCGCGGCGGGAGCCCGGTCGCGTGA
- a CDS encoding RDD family protein, whose amino-acid sequence MLAAALPTGPDAVQNARNERGKPMTLDGAPNPYTPPTAPLDLPPSDGSPAILKSRRLTRFAGAFLEGLVTGIPGAIALFAMGALGDPAAIRPFQPAYVVNLLISLGFFALNVWLWSTRAQSIGKALVGMRIAALDGRPATLNRLLIRQVPLFLLGLLAGLSSNPLAAGLLGTVMLVDVLAILLPDRRCLHDYWAGTIVVEASPVNDPTLVERA is encoded by the coding sequence ATGCTAGCCGCCGCCCTCCCGACGGGGCCCGACGCGGTGCAGAATGCGCGCAACGAAAGGGGGAAACCGATGACCCTGGACGGCGCCCCGAATCCCTACACGCCTCCCACGGCGCCGCTGGATCTCCCGCCGTCGGACGGGTCACCCGCGATCCTCAAGTCCCGAAGGTTGACCCGCTTCGCGGGGGCCTTTCTGGAGGGGCTCGTCACGGGCATTCCCGGAGCGATCGCGCTGTTCGCGATGGGGGCCCTCGGCGACCCCGCCGCGATCCGGCCGTTCCAGCCCGCCTACGTCGTGAACCTGCTGATCTCGCTCGGCTTTTTCGCGTTGAACGTCTGGCTCTGGTCCACGCGCGCCCAGTCGATCGGGAAGGCGCTCGTCGGCATGAGGATCGCCGCCCTCGACGGAAGGCCCGCGACGCTCAACCGGCTCCTGATCCGCCAGGTGCCGCTGTTCCTGCTCGGGCTGTTGGCGGGATTGAGCAGCAACCCGCTCGCCGCGGGTCTCCTCGGCACGGTGATGCTCGTGGACGTCCTCGCGATCTTACTTCCGGACCGACGGTGTCTCCACGACTACTGGGCGGGGACGATCGTGGTCGAGGCCAGCCCCGTGAACGACCCGACCTTGGTCGAGAGGGCCTAG
- a CDS encoding ABC transporter permease has protein sequence MRDHPIVQLTLAKIRLMWREPEAIFWIFVFPVLLTVALGIAFRSSGPAPMGVGVEAGPGAAEATKALAADPLLKPSTYPPAEATKALAAGKVAIVVVPGNPPSYRFDPTREDSRLARLAVDSALQRGAGRGDAFSARDEHLTEKGSRYIDFLVPGLLGMNLMGTGMWGIGFGIVVARSKGLLKRYVASPMKRSHYLLAQMAGRLIFLVLEVVVILGFGHWVFDVPLRGSLALIASLCLVGSLAFAGLGLLVASRAQTIEGVSGLMNFVMLPMWLASGVFFSPSRFPDLVQPFVQALPLTALNDALRAVMLEGAGWTAVAGELGILAAWGIVAFLAAVRLFRWQ, from the coding sequence GTGCGCGACCACCCGATCGTCCAGCTCACCCTCGCGAAGATCCGGCTGATGTGGCGCGAGCCCGAGGCGATCTTCTGGATCTTCGTGTTCCCGGTGCTGCTGACCGTCGCCCTCGGCATCGCGTTCCGGTCGAGCGGACCGGCGCCGATGGGCGTGGGGGTCGAGGCCGGACCCGGAGCGGCGGAGGCGACGAAGGCGCTCGCCGCCGATCCGCTGCTCAAACCGTCGACGTATCCCCCCGCGGAGGCGACGAAGGCGCTCGCCGCCGGGAAGGTGGCGATCGTCGTCGTTCCGGGGAATCCCCCTTCGTACCGGTTCGACCCGACGCGCGAGGACAGCCGCCTGGCGCGCCTGGCGGTCGATTCGGCGCTCCAGCGCGGCGCCGGACGCGGCGACGCCTTCTCGGCGCGGGACGAGCACCTCACCGAGAAGGGGTCGCGCTACATCGACTTCCTCGTCCCCGGCCTTCTCGGGATGAACTTGATGGGGACGGGGATGTGGGGCATCGGCTTCGGCATCGTCGTCGCGCGCTCGAAGGGGCTGCTCAAGCGCTACGTGGCGTCGCCGATGAAGCGCAGCCACTACCTTCTCGCGCAGATGGCGGGGCGGCTGATCTTCCTCGTGCTCGAGGTCGTCGTGATCCTCGGCTTCGGGCACTGGGTCTTCGACGTCCCGCTGCGCGGATCGCTGGCGCTCATCGCCTCGCTGTGTCTCGTCGGCTCGCTCGCCTTCGCGGGCCTGGGCCTGCTCGTGGCGAGCCGCGCGCAGACGATCGAGGGGGTGTCGGGGCTCATGAACTTCGTGATGCTTCCGATGTGGCTCGCGTCGGGAGTGTTCTTCTCCCCGTCGCGTTTTCCGGACCTCGTGCAGCCGTTCGTCCAGGCGTTGCCCCTCACCGCGCTCAACGACGCGCTGCGGGCCGTGATGCTCGAGGGCGCGGGATGGACGGCGGTCGCGGGCGAGCTCGGAATCCTCGCGGCCTGGGGGATCGTCGCCTTCCTCGCCGCCGTGCGCCTGTTCCGGTGGCAGTGA
- a CDS encoding DUF2238 domain-containing protein: MTSSREPSLLAGLTLAALAVSVIGPHDYPTWLLETAPVLIALPILVATRKSFPLTPLLYRLLFLHALVLVVGGHWTYAEVPAGDWVRDALDLARNPYDRLGHFAQGFVPAILAREILSRRSPLRGSRWLPFLVVCVCLAFSAFYEMLEWWAALALGQGADAFLGTQGDPWDTQWDMALCGLGAVLSLALLSRRHDRELAC, encoded by the coding sequence ATGACCTCGTCCCGCGAGCCCTCCCTGCTTGCCGGCCTGACCCTCGCTGCACTCGCGGTCTCGGTGATCGGCCCCCACGACTACCCGACGTGGCTGCTGGAAACCGCCCCCGTCCTGATCGCCCTTCCGATCCTGGTCGCCACGCGGAAGTCCTTCCCGCTCACGCCCCTGCTCTACCGGCTGCTCTTCCTTCACGCCCTCGTGCTCGTGGTCGGCGGCCATTGGACCTACGCCGAGGTTCCGGCGGGGGACTGGGTGCGCGACGCGCTCGACCTCGCCCGCAATCCCTACGACCGCCTCGGCCATTTCGCGCAGGGGTTCGTGCCGGCGATCCTCGCGCGCGAGATCCTCTCGAGACGCTCGCCGCTGCGCGGGAGCCGCTGGCTCCCCTTCCTCGTCGTGTGCGTCTGTCTCGCCTTCAGCGCGTTCTACGAGATGCTGGAGTGGTGGGCGGCGCTCGCCCTCGGCCAGGGTGCCGACGCCTTCCTCGGGACCCAGGGGGATCCCTGGGACACGCAGTGGGACATGGCGCTGTGCGGGTTGGGCGCGGTCCTCTCGCTGGCCCTTCTCTCCCGCCGCCACGACCGGGAGCTCGCCTGCTAA
- a CDS encoding hotdog fold domain-containing protein translates to MANPILVQWRSWSPRPMGRWIFSKMLSRMVPYSGTIRPEVLEVEPGRAVVAISDRRSVRNHLNSIHAIALVNLGELASGLALNAGLPDEARGIVTHLEIDYLKKARGRLVARCATEIPDWRTPCEHVVEAPITDADGDVVARVRVRWRIGPKA, encoded by the coding sequence ATGGCGAACCCCATCCTGGTTCAGTGGCGCTCGTGGTCCCCCCGCCCGATGGGGCGGTGGATCTTCTCGAAGATGCTCTCCCGGATGGTCCCCTACTCCGGGACGATCCGGCCGGAGGTCCTCGAGGTCGAGCCGGGTCGAGCCGTGGTCGCGATCTCGGATCGCCGCTCGGTGCGCAACCACCTGAACTCGATCCACGCGATCGCGCTCGTGAACCTCGGGGAGCTCGCGAGCGGGCTCGCGCTCAACGCGGGGCTTCCCGACGAGGCGCGCGGGATCGTCACCCACCTCGAGATCGACTACCTCAAGAAGGCGCGCGGGCGGCTCGTCGCCCGCTGCGCGACGGAGATCCCCGACTGGCGGACGCCCTGCGAGCACGTCGTCGAGGCCCCGATCACCGACGCCGACGGGGACGTCGTCGCGCGGGTGCGCGTGCGCTGGAGGATCGGGCCGAAGGCCTAG
- a CDS encoding ABC transporter ATP-binding protein has translation MSSGPALRCEGLIKRYGDLVAVAGVDLEVRRGECFGLLGPNGAGKTTTVEIFEGLNAADAGRVEILGSTWAEGGDRLRERIGIQLQETELADKLTVIEVLTLFRSFYRRGHAPEHAMRAVGLEEKRDAWVRKLSGGQKQRLSLACALVCDPEILFLDEPTTGLDPQSRRQVWEIVGGFREKGGTVLLTTHYMEEAQRLCDRVAIVDRGKVIALGTPRELIASLGAEHVVEIECDEASPDVEALRGLPDVQAVRSENGVTSLTVLTMHTAVPAILAELERQKLPLSRLTTHHATLEDVFVALTGRHLREA, from the coding sequence GTGAGCTCCGGCCCCGCCCTCCGCTGCGAAGGACTGATCAAGCGCTACGGCGACCTCGTCGCGGTCGCGGGCGTCGACCTCGAGGTGCGGCGGGGGGAGTGTTTCGGCCTGCTCGGCCCGAACGGCGCCGGGAAGACGACCACCGTCGAGATCTTCGAGGGACTCAACGCCGCCGACGCGGGGCGCGTGGAGATCCTCGGGTCGACCTGGGCCGAAGGGGGCGACCGCCTGCGCGAGCGGATCGGGATCCAGCTCCAGGAGACCGAGCTCGCCGACAAGCTCACCGTGATCGAGGTCCTCACGCTGTTCCGCAGCTTCTACCGCCGGGGGCACGCCCCCGAGCACGCGATGCGCGCGGTCGGCCTCGAGGAGAAACGCGACGCCTGGGTCCGCAAGCTCTCCGGCGGGCAGAAGCAGCGCCTCTCGCTCGCGTGCGCGCTCGTGTGCGACCCGGAGATCCTGTTCCTCGACGAGCCGACGACCGGGCTCGACCCCCAGTCGCGCCGCCAGGTGTGGGAGATCGTCGGCGGGTTCCGCGAGAAGGGCGGGACGGTGCTCCTGACCACGCATTACATGGAGGAGGCCCAGCGCCTGTGCGACCGGGTGGCGATCGTCGATCGTGGAAAGGTGATCGCCCTCGGCACCCCGCGCGAGCTGATCGCCTCGCTCGGCGCCGAACACGTCGTCGAGATCGAGTGCGACGAGGCGTCTCCGGACGTCGAGGCGCTCCGCGGCCTTCCGGACGTGCAGGCGGTGCGCTCGGAGAACGGCGTCACGTCGCTCACCGTGCTCACGATGCACACGGCGGTCCCCGCGATCCTCGCCGAGCTCGAGCGGCAAAAGCTCCCGCTCTCCAGGCTGACGACGCATCACGCGACCCTCGAGGACGTCTTCGTCGCCCTCACCGGCCGTCACCTGCGCGAGGCCTGA